In Mesoplodon densirostris isolate mMesDen1 chromosome 2, mMesDen1 primary haplotype, whole genome shotgun sequence, the DNA window CCTGCCCAGATCATCCCTGAGGGCCCCCACCAGCTCACAACCCAGGGTCCTGGCTTGCCCCTCCCCAGTGGCCCTCTTGGCCCAACTCCCTAGACAGTGTGTACCCAGGTCCTGGACAGGCCATGGGGTCCCCGCAACACACACCTGCTTGCCTGATGGCCAGGGTAAGCTGCTCTGCTGAGGCTGGGCTAGGCCCTGGTGGCGTGCTGGTCCCCACTTCCCAGGGGACTGACCTGAGGCGCTCCGTGGCCTGCATCTGGAGACGGGCAGCCGGCCCCAGCGTGCCCCCTGACGTGGCCTCCCCGAGGAGGTGCTCATAGGCCTCGGGGATGGAGATGGGTATGGGATCTCCTGGCGGAGGGGCCGGCACAGGctcagcctggaggggtggggcctgggagtgGCCTTCCCGGTGCCTCGACCTCTGGGTTTGGCCATCCTGGAAGAAGAACTCGCACACGCCCGGCCACTGGACTTCGGCCAGAGCCTGGCtagcctctgcttcctcctcgacatcttcatcctcctcctcgATGGTGTCACAGAGGAAGAACTCATAGGTTTCTGGGAGGGTCACCGCGAAGCAGCAGCTGGGCCCAGGCCCCGCTGAGGcagagggggcagggggaggcaggTGCTTCAGGATCCGAGGCTGGGAGGTCCGGGGCCCAACTGCCAGAGCgtcccaggctccagacgccctGCGGCCCCCAGCTGCTGTCCCGGGGGCTGTGGCTGGGCAGGCAGGGCCTGAGGCCTCTGCTGACCCTGGCTCCTCGGGGCTGGGCACAGCCATGGAGAATCGCACTTTCTTCTTCTTGGGGGCTTGGATAGGGCCTAGCGGGGGCTCCCCAGTGTGGCGTCCAGGGGCACCTGCTGAGGGCTCCCCTCTGGGCTTCTGTCGGCCCCCCTCTGGAGACCGAATAGGGCTCAAACCCAGCTTGGCCACTGGGGCAACCTCCAGCTCCACCACGTCAGGCCCAGCCTCGGGGATGGGAGCAGGTGTGGACACACCCACATCAGACCCAGCCTCAGAAGCCAGGGGAGGCACAGCTGTACGTGGAATAGCCTTTGAGACAGGCGCAGACGAATCCACCTCCAGCTGGACCCCGGGGCCTGGCATAAGCAGGTCCACATCCAGGCTAGGCTCGGAGGCAGGTGTAGACGGGGGCTCATCGGGTTGAGGCTCGGAGGTGGGTGTGGACAAAGCCACGTCTGACTTAGCCATTGTGACATCTAGAGAAGCCTCCAGGTCAAGCGTGGACGTAGTGCATGGCTCAGTTCTGAGGGTCATTCCGATTAGGTCTGTACCCTGCTCAGTGTCAGGGACAGATGTAGACAGATCCACACCTGGCCCTTGCCTGGCCACCTGCTCAGGGGCTTCTGGAGACTCTGGCCCCAGCTCGATCTGCCCAGCTCCTGCTGTCTGCCCTGTTGTCCCCACCCGGAGACCCTTCCCCCTGGACCCAGCCAGGCCAAGGCCATCCTCGGCCCCGGCCTCGGCGAGCAGTAGGGAGCCCAGCTGGGTGGGAGCAGGGCCCGGGTCACCCAAGCGCCCACCCGCCTTGGTGCCTGCAGCCCGCCTCTTCTTTTGGCTGGGGCTGCGCAGCAGGGCTCCAGGGCTGCCAGACGGCCTCGGGGGGGCAGCGCTGCGGCCGGGGGAATCGGGGCTCCGAGCGGGCTCACCAGTGAGAGTAGGGGCAAGACCCCGGGGGGCTGGCCCCTGCCGAAGTCTCTGCCTCTCGCCTCTGGAAGACACTGGCCCCAGGAGGGATGAGCCCTGGACCAGAGGGGCAGCACCAGGGCTGAGGGACAGCCGAGCTTCTGGCTGCACAGACATGCTGGGCATCTGCTGACCAGCCTCTGGGGCCAGCACAGACTCACGCCAAGACCTGTTGACCAGCTGCCAGGTGGCTGCCTTGTCCTCCTCCTCAGAGCCGGGCCGGTCACTCCCCCTGGGAGCCAGCTGCCCCTCAGGAAGGGGCGGGGGCCCTGGGGGGCTGCTGTCCCTTTGGTCAGTGTCACTGGACAAGAGCTCATCCCCAGAGGCCAGGCTGGCCTGCAGGAGGCCACACTCTTCGGCAGTGGCTGAAAACTCGGCCCAGTCCTGGTCACTCAGCTGGAGGCTGTACTGGAAGTTCTCCATTCTGGGTCAGCAGAGGCACGTGAACCACAGACCAGGCTCTTCACGGGCCCAGGCCCGGGGCCCTGGCCGGCACACACtgctcccaccccacctgccccctGGGGCATCCCATGCCTCCCTGGCTCAGGGGCCAGCACTCCATCTCTGTCCTGAAAGAAAGCAGAACAAACAGAGAATCCAGAGGGGAGCTGTGCTGATCTCAAACCTGATGGCTTCCTGGAGCTAGAACATCCGGAACCCACTTTCCGTGCTCCCAAATGGACCGCAAATGCTAACGTTACAGTGACATATTGCTACAGTCCTGCATTTAAGTTAGTGAAGTTCACTAAAGAACAGGGTTCCTCATGTTTGAGTTTTCATCCCCAGGAGGAGTTTTCCTCCGCAACGTTATGCATTTTCTGTTCGGCCTCCAGCTTTCCTGCAGTGTTGTTGGTACTGAGGCCAACTCTATATAGCAAAGCCCATTTCAAGGACCACCCACCAGGGCTCAGTTTACCTGGGCGATAGTCAGCTCTGGACTATCCCAACATGCCTCAGGTGGCAGCTGGCCATGGGGGGAGGAGCCGCAGTGTCCAGCAGGTGACCAGTCTTTGGTGATGACCTTCCACCGGCCTTGGCTGGGACAGACGGCTGGGCTTCCTCTGAGCTTACCAAGGTCAAGCTAGTGCTGGCCAGAGCCCACTCCGGGGCCATCAGGGagagcctggctctgcccttgcCTGGGCAGGAGGTCCCAGAACAGAAATGAGCCTCCTGATTCCCACCAGCCCCCCTGGGGCCATCCTCAGTGTCTGTGCCCCTGACCAGATCTGCCCAGCCGGCAAAGGTCCCCTCCCCGTGTCTCAGTGAACTAAGGCAACCCTACCTGGCTGACAACCCCTAACCTCTCAGCCTCCTAGAGGGGGCTGTCCTTTGGCCCTTGGTCAGCTGCCACTGGACCCAGGGTGGTGGGAGGTCACTCTGGCCAGGCAAGTCCTGAGATGGAGGTGCCTAAGACCAGGGCACTGTGGCTTCCTGACCCCGCTGCACCTCGCCCTCCCCTCTGGTCCTAGGGGAGGTCCCTGTGGGGGTTGTCTGCCTCGGGACCCCTTAGGGTGGGGATGAGGGGCTGACGGTACTGTACCTGGGACCCCACAGCCAGCCGGGGCAGCGGAGCTGGGCATCCAAGCTGCCTGTCCCAGAGCGGCATGGTGCAGGGCTCACCACGCAGGCCCCACCCCCATTGCTCAAAATACCACAGCCCCACAGTCACATGTCTCCTGCCAGGCGGCAGGGTACAGGCCACAAATAGATGGCATTTGAGGGGCTGCCAGCTACGTGAGGGACGCCTTCCTGGTCAGGTCAGATGCCAGTCAGAGAATGCTGATCCGCAGTCAGGCCCACAGGACCTCCCTTTCCCAGGCTGAAGGCTGCTCCACTGCCTGTCCTGGCCGAAGGCTGTCCTTTCACAGTGGACAGCTGCCCCGCCCACTGTGAAAATTcagccctccccactcctcctgcCACCTCGCCTGCCGGCACCCCCCAAGACTAGCCCAGGTGCTTCTGGGTCTCAGAGCTTTACCCTGACACCTGTGGGGGACAGAGGGAGCCACAGAGTGATGAGCCAGGAAGTGACTGGTCCTGGAATGTTCCTAGAGGTCATTTGGACGTGGCCACCGCCAACCTGGGTCAGGGTTTGCACCTCCCTGCTCTGGCCCCATCGTGAAGCTGCCGGTGGGGCTTGGGAGACAAGTGGGGTCCTTGAGGGCTCTCAGTGGAGGCACCCACATGGGAGTGGGCCTCTGAAGAGGGCTGGGAGGGGTCAGGGGAGAGCTGGTCACTCCCGCCAGCACCTCTCCCGACCTAGGCTCCTGCAAGTGGGGCCCAAGATGGGGGTGGCAGCGCCGTCTGTCTCTCCAGGAGCAGGGGTCAGGGGCTGCCACCTGCAGGTCACCAGGAGGAGCCGGGCAGGAGAGACATGGCCTCTGAGAGCAGCCCCTTACAGGCACCACCCTGCCCAGTACCCTGAGCACTTTTCCAAAACGTGTCCATCCTGAGAGGGACACCAGGAGGACCCTCTTTCACAGTTGAGCTTggtaaggcacagagagggtgagtGAGTTGTCCATAGCCacgcagctagtaagtggcagagttgggcCCCAAAGGCCCTGCTCGGAGCCATCCTGCCCTCGAGGCTGGTGTTGCCTATCCCCAGCCTGGTCATTGTGACACAAACCCCTTCCGctggggacagaggagggagTAGGGGGGTTGGACAGCAAACATTGAAACTAACAGGTAAATAGGATCATTTCTGACAGCAACACATGTTAAGAAGGGCCTAGAGTGGAGAGGAGGGTGGCCTCTGAGGAGGGTCCAGGAGATTGAGACTGGGCAGGTGGGGACCACGACAACCGAGGCTTCAAGTGGAGGAGGCCGAGTCACCCCGGAAGAGCGAGGTCGGGTGGGGTTCTCGGCCGCCCCGGGTGGGCAAGCCTGGTCTGGGgtctctcctccctgcctctgtgtgttgGGAAAATCCAGGTTTCCCTCCTGTGTCTCTCCTGTGAGTCTCCTTTACTGGTCgccaaaagtgtgtgtgtgtgtggggggtgtccCACACCAGGCAATTCGGTGACACCAGCTGCATGTCCGACAGGTTAACTCAATTCTGATAATATCTGGAGATGCTtaggggctcagtcccacagaCTGCCCCCAACTTCAGACGCCAATGGCAAGGAGCAGGTCCCCAGGTCACCCACCACTTCTGTCCGACTTGGCAGAAGCTTCCCACGACCCACTGCCCCTTggattcaattaatttgctagaggaGCTCAGAGAACTCAGGGAGACATTCACTAACGCTCACCAGTTCATTATAAAAGGGTAGGATGAAGGATGCAGATGAGGGTCCAGGCTGGGAGATGGGCAGGGCTTCGTGGGAAGGGGCGTGGACGCAGCTCCACCCATCTCCAGCGCTCGGGATTTTGTGGAGGCTTCTTCACACAGCCATGATCGATTATTAACCTCATTTTCAGCCCCTCTCCTTTCTCAAGAGGATGGGGGCGGGGCTGAAAATTCCACGCTTCTCATcaggcttggtctttctggtgaccagcccccacaggagcctcattagaacaaaagatgctcctgtgCTCTCAGCAGGAAATTCCCAGGTTTTCAGGCACTCTGTGCTGGAACGGGGCAGAGACCAGTATCCATGCTCTCTGTCTTCTAATCATCCCACAGTCCTCTTCCCTGCTCCTCATCAGGCTCTGGACTCGGTGGCTAAGGGTGTGTTGGTCAACTTCACCGCTGAGGGTGGTCCATGTGTGATCCGTGCATCGCTTTCCTGTGGATGGAGatttgggtcatttccagttTGCAGCTACTCCGAGGGACGCTAGGAACATTCTGGAACATTTCTTTGGGCAGTCTTGGAGAGTTGTGGGGTCAGAGGTATTTGTCCAGCTCTAGAGGACACTGCCCAACAGTCTTCCGGGGTGGCTGTGCCCTCGCTCCAGCGTGTCTGCACCCACACTGCCTATGGCCTGTCACCACCTGGTGCAGCACTTTCCTTAAGAATGAAGTTACTGGCCATTGtcatcttcttttttaatgtttatttatttatttggctgcaccgggtctttagttgcggcagtcaggatcttcgttgcagcgtgtgggatctagttccctgaccagggatcgaacccctggacccctgcattgggagcgcagagccttaactgctggacgaccagggaagtccccactggcATCTTCCTTTGTGAAGATGTGTGTCTCTTCAGTGCTTCTGCCTCTTTTCTatgcctttttcttattgatctgTAGGAGTTTGTTACCCATTCTGGGTAAGGATTCTGTTTTGAATATTTGTACGATGAATATCTCCCCCCCGCATCTCAACTTTTCAATCTCTTAACAGTgccttttgatgaacagaagttttaaattttaacatagtCCAAATTATCAACAATTTTCTTTATGCTTATCActgtttctgtcttttttattatttatttatttatttatttatttatttaggctgcgttgggtctttgttgctgtgcgcgggctttcctctagttgtggcgagcgggggctactcttcgttgcggtgcgcaggcttctcattgcggtggcttctcttgttgcggagcacgggctctagagcgcaggctcagtagttgtggcgcacgcacttagttgctctgcggcatgtgggatcttcccggaccagggctcgaacccatgtcccctgcgttggcaagtgaattcttaaccactgcgccaccagggaagccctgcttctgtCTTTTTACAGAACTCTTTGCCTGCCCcaaaaagtcatgaagatttcGCCATGTCCTTCCACGTTTTTAGAGCTTCATCGTTTTACCTTTCTCACTGGGACTACAACCCGCATGGTACTGATTTTCGTGGATGGTGGGTGATGGGGGTCCTGTCACACCTTTTTGTTTCCACATGGACACCAGTTGGCCCAGCGCCCCATCACGACTCCGTggtgcacacacgtgtgtgtctGTCTACAGGGCCACAGCAGCAGAGCCCCCCATGGACTCCCCAGACAGAGGAAGCTTGGAGGGTTTGGGGCAGGGGCTTTTCTACAGTTGCCATGGCTGCGCTGGAAGAAGGCAGTACAGGACCCGAGGGGAGGCTGTGGGGAGGGCGCGGTGGACCTGGTTCCTTCTGAAGACCAGCTGTGGCTGGAGTTACCCGAGGCGTCCCCTCTCTCTCCTCGCCCCCCAACCATGGGCCTCCTCGTGGGAAGGGCTCTGGAGCACACGGGCATCTGCGCGCTTCTGGCCCGCGAGCGCGTGTAGACGGAAGGGCTGGAGGAGCCGCCGGGGAGTGGCGTCGCCGGGCACGCGGCCTGCGCTACCGCCGGAAGCCACCAGAGGGCGAGCGGGCTCCACCGGAAGTCGGCAGAGCAGAGCCGTCGGCGCCTGGCTCTGAGAGGCCGGTGTGTTTGGGGGCGCCAGGGCCCCTTCCCGAAGCCACTTAGCCTGCTTTGAGCCCTTGACCTTGAGACATAAGCCCTCAAAAATAAAAGCCGACTTTCAACGAGCAGCTATTACACGCCTG includes these proteins:
- the PERM1 gene encoding PGC-1 and ERR-induced regulator in muscle protein 1; translated protein: MENFQYSLQLSDQDWAEFSATAEECGLLQASLASGDELLSSDTDQRDSSPPGPPPLPEGQLAPRGSDRPGSEEEDKAATWQLVNRSWRESVLAPEAGQQMPSMSVQPEARLSLSPGAAPLVQGSSLLGPVSSRGERQRLRQGPAPRGLAPTLTGEPARSPDSPGRSAAPPRPSGSPGALLRSPSQKKRRAAGTKAGGRLGDPGPAPTQLGSLLLAEAGAEDGLGLAGSRGKGLRVGTTGQTAGAGQIELGPESPEAPEQVARQGPGVDLSTSVPDTEQGTDLIGMTLRTEPCTTSTLDLEASLDVTMAKSDVALSTPTSEPQPDEPPSTPASEPSLDVDLLMPGPGVQLEVDSSAPVSKAIPRTAVPPLASEAGSDVGVSTPAPIPEAGPDVVELEVAPVAKLGLSPIRSPEGGRQKPRGEPSAGAPGRHTGEPPLGPIQAPKKKKVRFSMAVPSPEEPGSAEASGPACPATAPGTAAGGRRASGAWDALAVGPRTSQPRILKHLPPPAPSASAGPGPSCCFAVTLPETYEFFLCDTIEEEDEDVEEEAEASQALAEVQWPGVCEFFFQDGQTQRSRHREGHSQAPPLQAEPVPAPPPGDPIPISIPEAYEHLLGEATSGGTLGPAARLQMQATERLRSVPWEVGTSTPPGPSPASAEQLTLAIRQADPGNGSACPQPVAGRRSASSSGHAAWQSRLAFPLEDILQTRKRCPRRSRPSQPDSTMPRATLCLGTKVSRGGCDSGQTWPGETCPRAAFATWAVRTSDLHAPDAWKTGLWAWGAGGWCLEVKWRGSGGVPAAGPAGMRGTWGGAGVSPDGSPALLTHSRPAGLLPSFENPAVWTEGGDQAGMEPALRRSCASLAVLLANIGTISAIRYIRRQVGRGRRSPSS